The following proteins are encoded in a genomic region of Opitutaceae bacterium:
- a CDS encoding HlyD family efflux transporter periplasmic adaptor subunit, whose translation MSAVRFHNVEDVRDSIETLAQEHGVGHPFIYWTFLAVIIAAIVCLPLVKVDMSIGAPGQVRPAVERMPVRTAISGKITVLNVSDNQSVRKGDTLLEVETASLDVRIAQVTKQVEENSLALADLVLLTQSVSFEPTSDALSNCKDISLTDSAKVLTEKLVSAQYIRQYSLLQSEYRRLLARRARKAVDLTRSEILHKKGLITDSAYEDQRFEVDAIGRELELTLQQTLSRWQADRVERERRETDLASELKQLKEQRDLYLVRAPIDGTAIGFRGLHEGLFLPAEQQVGEISPGGGLQTDVFVSTRDVGFIHKNQSVNIQVEAFPYTEWGMLKGRVKDISQDFIQLGQQAAFRVVVDLDSTQLRSSSGVIVDVRRGMTVNARFVLERRTLFSILYGKLSESLDPRAERAAN comes from the coding sequence ATGAGCGCGGTTCGCTTCCATAACGTCGAAGATGTGCGAGACAGTATCGAGACGCTTGCGCAGGAGCATGGCGTCGGACATCCGTTTATTTACTGGACCTTTTTGGCCGTAATCATCGCGGCTATCGTCTGCCTTCCTTTGGTCAAGGTGGATATGTCGATCGGAGCACCCGGACAGGTACGCCCCGCTGTTGAGCGGATGCCTGTCCGGACGGCAATTTCCGGCAAAATCACGGTGCTCAATGTGTCTGACAACCAGTCGGTGCGCAAAGGCGACACGCTGCTTGAAGTTGAAACTGCCAGTTTAGATGTGCGCATCGCTCAAGTCACCAAGCAGGTCGAGGAGAACAGCCTAGCTCTGGCAGACCTCGTTCTTCTCACCCAGAGTGTTTCGTTTGAACCCACGAGCGATGCCTTGTCGAATTGCAAGGACATCAGCCTCACCGATTCCGCAAAAGTCCTTACCGAAAAATTGGTGTCAGCCCAATATATTCGGCAGTATTCATTGCTTCAATCCGAATACAGACGGTTGCTTGCTCGGCGGGCGCGAAAGGCAGTCGATCTGACGCGGAGTGAAATTCTGCACAAGAAAGGTCTTATCACAGACTCGGCTTACGAGGACCAACGATTTGAAGTGGACGCCATCGGTCGAGAACTTGAGCTCACACTTCAGCAAACCCTCAGTCGTTGGCAGGCGGATCGAGTCGAACGCGAGCGGAGAGAAACCGATTTGGCGAGCGAACTGAAGCAGCTGAAAGAACAGCGTGATCTGTACTTGGTGCGTGCCCCCATCGACGGCACTGCGATCGGCTTCCGCGGCCTGCACGAAGGCTTGTTTCTGCCGGCAGAACAGCAGGTGGGCGAGATATCTCCCGGCGGGGGGCTTCAAACGGATGTCTTCGTATCTACCCGAGATGTCGGATTTATCCATAAGAATCAAAGCGTGAATATACAGGTCGAGGCCTTCCCTTACACCGAGTGGGGCATGCTTAAAGGGCGCGTAAAAGATATCTCGCAAGATTTCATACAGCTCGGACAGCAAGCAGCATTCCGCGTAGTGGTCGACCTTGACAGTACACAACTGCGGTCCTCGTCAGGGGTTATTGTCGATGTGCGTCGTGGCATGACTGTCAATGCACGTTTCGTGTTGGAGCGTCGAACCCTGTTCAGCATTCTTTACGGTAAACTCAGCGAGTCGCTCGACCCCCGGGCGGAACGAGCGGCCAACTGA
- a CDS encoding lanthionine synthetase LanC family protein, with product MNQNTPSALSGRAHVIGESLVNNDSKTTINEVSTVIDRLVQRAKIDRKGVFWSLGAKYRQGATQHFEESLGFGTPGVALVLLEYYRHNPSAEIADVIAKSAAWMMSRAATKQLQLGYYTGTAGMWRVFNELEKDFPETVSGWRTRAHDVLGAYTRTDSLASICSGVSGTLLGAVESLGTEVWTKPACAYLLEDLISGAKLGESGVFWDFTPTSIRPPAGFLQGNAGQDLCLALVARTRGDFFETLLDGSLSYTDSIFDSSAENWLDQDATEQMQKLQPTEVEKMIDRNGPKAFSDSIRPEDSVSWASGAAGILLSRATVASVFKGSPLGDRAADDCNRAVNKLSKITPKQWLSTGDTAGFGAPSVALAIQETIPCTVGTTKERLLEIFSTVRSAVAGLSSVGGDDLSLLSGAAGLAYAKLKCLQSSARNCLNPQIDLQVAACSPKVGDIQPFLSKRLPSIVAIPELADRLKTSRLSIPSVREVITSTAYPPEALPCRKVLHELGLFQDLAKTKFHQRFWAETANRIRYMKFYGEGMDETFLFERFRLSESVQLLTLDFDPHTHAPPNTGEPIQILRLSASVGVSESKLSSLQHALLSSFSEPKVVLEVINTVIRRVETPNVTQRQLAKLSAAMIRGFIQSNCLVAQTPNKLEAWVVRKRLSSVRKNLFPADGN from the coding sequence ATGAATCAAAATACCCCTTCAGCGCTCTCTGGGCGCGCCCATGTTATTGGAGAATCGCTTGTTAATAACGATTCCAAAACGACGATCAATGAAGTCAGCACTGTCATTGATCGCTTGGTCCAGCGCGCCAAGATCGATCGCAAAGGTGTCTTTTGGAGCCTTGGAGCAAAATATCGCCAAGGTGCCACCCAGCATTTCGAGGAATCCCTTGGATTCGGCACGCCTGGCGTCGCTCTCGTTTTGCTGGAGTACTACCGGCATAATCCCAGTGCAGAAATCGCGGATGTGATCGCGAAATCTGCGGCGTGGATGATGAGTCGCGCCGCGACAAAGCAACTGCAGCTAGGATACTACACCGGAACGGCCGGTATGTGGAGAGTGTTCAACGAACTAGAAAAGGATTTTCCTGAGACGGTTAGCGGATGGCGAACCCGTGCGCACGATGTCCTAGGAGCCTACACGAGAACGGATAGCCTCGCCTCTATCTGCTCAGGTGTGTCGGGAACCTTGCTCGGAGCGGTCGAATCTCTCGGGACCGAAGTCTGGACGAAACCTGCATGTGCATACCTGCTCGAGGATCTGATTTCTGGTGCAAAGTTAGGTGAAAGCGGTGTGTTCTGGGATTTCACGCCTACGTCCATTCGTCCGCCTGCCGGCTTCCTCCAAGGCAATGCGGGACAGGACCTCTGTTTGGCCCTAGTCGCGCGTACTAGGGGCGATTTTTTTGAAACGCTCCTGGACGGTTCGCTCAGTTATACCGATTCGATTTTCGATTCTTCAGCTGAAAATTGGCTCGATCAGGATGCAACGGAGCAAATGCAGAAGCTCCAGCCGACAGAGGTCGAGAAGATGATCGACCGTAACGGCCCCAAAGCGTTTTCCGACTCGATCCGGCCAGAAGATAGTGTGTCGTGGGCATCAGGAGCCGCCGGAATTCTTCTTTCTCGAGCCACTGTTGCGTCCGTTTTCAAGGGCAGTCCGTTAGGCGACAGAGCCGCGGACGATTGCAACCGTGCTGTAAATAAACTGTCAAAAATTACACCGAAACAGTGGTTATCAACAGGAGACACCGCTGGGTTCGGGGCGCCAAGCGTCGCTTTGGCAATTCAAGAGACCATCCCCTGCACTGTCGGCACGACGAAAGAACGTCTACTCGAAATCTTCTCCACGGTCCGTTCGGCTGTTGCTGGTCTGTCATCAGTCGGGGGAGATGACCTCTCCCTCCTATCGGGCGCTGCTGGGCTCGCTTACGCAAAGCTAAAATGCCTCCAATCCTCTGCGAGAAACTGCCTCAACCCGCAAATTGATCTACAGGTAGCTGCGTGCTCACCCAAGGTCGGAGATATCCAGCCGTTCCTCTCCAAGCGTCTACCTTCAATCGTTGCGATTCCCGAGTTAGCGGATCGCCTAAAGACCTCACGTCTATCGATCCCTAGCGTCCGGGAGGTCATTACAAGTACCGCGTATCCACCGGAAGCGCTTCCGTGCCGCAAGGTTCTCCACGAACTTGGGCTGTTTCAGGACCTCGCAAAAACCAAGTTTCATCAGCGCTTTTGGGCCGAAACCGCAAATCGTATTCGGTACATGAAGTTTTATGGGGAAGGCATGGATGAGACCTTCCTTTTCGAACGATTCAGACTCAGTGAGTCCGTCCAGCTTCTGACTTTAGATTTCGATCCTCATACCCATGCTCCTCCTAATACTGGCGAGCCTATTCAGATTTTGCGCTTATCCGCGTCGGTGGGAGTGAGTGAGTCCAAACTCTCATCGTTGCAGCACGCACTCCTCAGCAGCTTCTCCGAGCCCAAAGTTGTCTTGGAGGTGATTAACACGGTCATTCGTCGGGTCGAAACGCCTAATGTCACACAACGGCAGCTCGCGAAATTGTCAGCGGCCATGATTCGCGGATTCATCCAGAGTAATTGCCTTGTGGCTCAAACACCCAACAAGCTAGAGGCTTGGGTCGTTAGAAAACGATTAAGCTCGGTGAGGAAGAATTTATTCCCCGCGGACGGGAACTGA
- a CDS encoding transposase, with product MAAECAGSGKAHLYGLEREWAQLDVGTRKWKRERDTTVVLSFIKRVAVFMRERYLPRSPMGLAAGYLLRQWEKLVRHVEHGDTKLDTNLMENAIRPTAIGKKNWLFIGPPDAGQRSAIIYSIIVSCERHGVEPMAYLRDVPTRLPQMTNQDDLSALTPGRWKQTRAGCTHS from the coding sequence ATGGCCGCAGAGTGCGCGGGGTCAGGCAAAGCACACCTTTACGGGCTTGAGCGCGAGTGGGCCCAGCTCGACGTTGGGACCCGAAAGTGGAAACGCGAAAGGGACACCACGGTTGTCCTGAGCTTTATAAAGCGAGTGGCAGTTTTTATGCGGGAGCGTTATCTGCCTCGCTCGCCCATGGGGCTTGCAGCTGGCTATCTGCTTCGCCAATGGGAAAAGCTGGTCCGGCATGTCGAACATGGCGACACCAAGCTCGATACGAATCTGATGGAAAATGCCATCCGGCCCACGGCAATCGGCAAGAAGAACTGGCTCTTCATTGGTCCCCCCGATGCGGGTCAGCGCTCGGCCATCATCTACTCGATCATCGTCTCGTGCGAGCGCCACGGCGTTGAACCGATGGCTTATCTGCGCGATGTCCCCACTCGTCTGCCTCAGATGACCAACCAGGACGACCTCTCCGCCTTGACACCCGGGCGGTGGAAGCAAACACGGGCGGGTTGCACTCACTCGTAG
- the tnpB gene encoding IS66 family insertion sequence element accessory protein TnpB — translation MLALPAAIRIYVAVEAIDMRKQFNGLWSHAQEKLEEDPKSGGHVRLHQQE, via the coding sequence ATGCTCGCACTACCGGCGGCGATCAGGATTTATGTGGCGGTGGAGGCGATCGACATGCGCAAGCAGTTCAACGGCCTGTGGTCTCACGCGCAGGAGAAACTCGAGGAGGATCCGAAGAGTGGGGGCCATGTTCGTCTTCATCAACAAGAGTAG
- a CDS encoding DDE-type integrase/transposase/recombinase — translation MKQAAVKGPRPARPNERWSLDFVHDQIVCGRSLRLLTVVDDHTHECLWIEADRSLSGNRVIRILNQLIELRGSLPPS, via the coding sequence GTGAAGCAAGCGGCAGTCAAAGGTCCGCGTCCTGCGCGGCCCAACGAGCGATGGAGCCTCGACTTCGTCCATGACCAGATCGTCTGTGGCCGCTCGCTGCGGCTGCTTACCGTCGTCGATGATCATACGCATGAGTGCCTGTGGATCGAAGCTGACCGCAGCCTAAGTGGGAACCGCGTCATCCGGATCCTCAACCAGTTGATCGAACTACGGGGCAGCCTGCCTCCATCCTGA
- a CDS encoding transposase, which produces MLEWSEGTGIEHRYIQPGKPGKNGFIESFNGKLRDECINENLFLSVEHARSILEELLSNTTRSVLTARLAK; this is translated from the coding sequence ATGCTCGAATGGTCCGAAGGAACCGGGATCGAGCATCGTTACATCCAGCCTGGGAAGCCTGGCAAGAACGGCTTCATCGAATCCTTCAACGGAAAGCTCAGAGACGAATGCATCAACGAAAACCTGTTCCTGTCGGTCGAGCACGCCAGGTCGATCCTTGAGGAATTATTGTCGAATACAACGAGGTCCGTCCTCACAGCTCGATTAGCGAAATGA
- a CDS encoding metallophosphoesterase, producing the protein MRILHVSDFHFQKRWFDWLLEEAPRADLVCFTGDFLDMGSDVAMETQVEWVRSWLERFTHPLIFCSGNHDLLPNDRTSSGYVDAEWLRGIDNPNIHGDGSTITFGGVPILSRGFMDTPPVLPETFSILLSHEGPAESDVSRDHCSDWGDYELLEVLKQREARSLVLCGHVHEPIRASAQVGWSIALNTGANMLAEIPNHHVVNLSRGSVMRFANGGYLPLALNGIGG; encoded by the coding sequence ATGCGAATTCTGCATGTCAGTGATTTCCACTTTCAGAAGCGATGGTTCGATTGGCTCCTGGAGGAGGCGCCCCGCGCGGATCTGGTGTGCTTCACCGGAGATTTTTTGGATATGGGCTCCGACGTCGCCATGGAAACACAGGTAGAATGGGTGCGGAGCTGGCTTGAACGGTTCACCCACCCGTTAATCTTTTGCTCCGGAAATCACGATCTGCTCCCCAACGACAGGACATCATCCGGATACGTCGACGCAGAGTGGCTGAGGGGGATCGACAATCCGAACATCCATGGAGATGGATCAACAATCACCTTCGGTGGGGTGCCCATTCTCTCGCGAGGTTTCATGGATACGCCCCCCGTTTTACCAGAGACTTTCTCGATTCTGCTCTCGCATGAAGGACCGGCTGAAAGCGATGTCTCACGTGACCATTGCAGCGACTGGGGAGACTATGAGCTCCTGGAAGTCTTGAAGCAAAGGGAAGCCAGGTCACTTGTCCTTTGCGGCCATGTCCACGAGCCGATTAGAGCATCTGCCCAGGTAGGTTGGTCGATCGCACTCAATACGGGAGCAAACATGCTCGCGGAGATCCCGAATCACCATGTTGTTAATCTATCGAGAGGCTCCGTGATGCGGTTTGCAAACGGAGGCTATCTGCCGCTCGCTTTGAACGGTATTGGAGGTTAA